The following are encoded together in the Armatimonadota bacterium genome:
- a CDS encoding SDR family oxidoreductase, with protein MSIEGKVILITGATSGIGEGCARYFAQSGARVIMASNQPERGAELERELTSQGLCARFIEVDMADGDSVRAMVEQAVSFHGRIDAVHSNAGVWRKGRATDFNLNDWNLVMGVNVMGNFWLAKHVIPVMEAQGKGVLVITTSVAAFVGFPEHALYCASKGALESMIRALATDHAGKVRVVGVCPGTIDTPMLAASAEGWTQPLEELYADVARRIPVRRLGTPEDVAKAVAFLISDDAEYINAVSLPVEGGTMALPPW; from the coding sequence ATGTCCATCGAAGGCAAAGTCATTCTCATCACAGGGGCGACCTCGGGAATTGGCGAGGGCTGCGCGCGGTACTTCGCCCAGTCCGGCGCCAGAGTCATCATGGCCTCCAACCAGCCCGAACGCGGCGCTGAACTGGAGAGAGAACTCACCAGCCAGGGCCTCTGCGCGCGGTTCATCGAGGTGGACATGGCGGATGGAGACAGTGTTCGTGCCATGGTGGAGCAGGCCGTATCGTTTCACGGCCGGATCGACGCCGTGCACAGCAATGCGGGCGTCTGGCGCAAAGGCCGTGCCACCGACTTCAACCTCAACGACTGGAACCTGGTCATGGGTGTCAACGTGATGGGCAACTTCTGGCTCGCCAAGCACGTGATCCCCGTGATGGAGGCCCAGGGCAAGGGCGTTCTCGTCATCACCACCTCAGTGGCCGCGTTCGTTGGTTTCCCGGAACACGCTCTGTACTGCGCATCCAAAGGGGCTCTGGAGTCGATGATCCGCGCGCTTGCCACGGACCACGCGGGCAAGGTTCGCGTTGTCGGTGTCTGCCCGGGCACTATCGACACGCCGATGCTCGCGGCCAGTGCTGAGGGGTGGACCCAACCCCTCGAGGAACTCTATGCCGACGTCGCGCGGCGCATCCCGGTGCGCCGGTTGGGCACTCCGGAAGATGTTGCTAAGGCGGTTGCGTTCCTGATCAGCGACGATGCGGAGTACATCAACGCGGTCTCCCTGCCGGTCGAAGGCGGAACCATGGCCCTGCCTCCCTGGTAG
- a CDS encoding aldo/keto reductase — protein sequence MKMRTLGRTGVQVSEIGLGGIPLIRVEDLDLCDEIVSHAIDCGINYLDNAEAYPTSEMKYGRIVKHRRSEVFLATKTTARDRDGALAHLEGSLQALQTDVIDLWQLHDISSEDRWEQVMAPGGALDAAKEARDQGLIRFIGVTGHNDAMLVRAMETGEFDSVLCVYNLAIHSSGDTVLRKAAELNIGVAIMKPLSGGIFFRRPEIVIPPDRAWHFVLQRPEVSTGLAGANCIRDIDQAVAASESFHPLDDAEAADLIEKARFLGDDICRNCGYCLEDCPQGIDIPGLMRIHDESRRFGYEWPRFRREYAGFDPKADVCIECRNCEEHCPFNLPIVERLQKVHQQFNRPV from the coding sequence GTGAAGATGCGGACTTTAGGACGCACGGGCGTGCAGGTCAGCGAAATCGGCCTCGGGGGAATTCCCCTCATCCGGGTTGAGGATCTGGACCTGTGCGATGAGATCGTTAGCCACGCCATCGACTGCGGAATCAACTACCTCGACAATGCCGAGGCATACCCCACCAGCGAGATGAAGTACGGGCGTATCGTCAAGCACAGGCGTTCCGAGGTGTTCCTTGCGACGAAGACCACCGCGCGAGACCGTGACGGGGCCCTGGCGCACCTTGAGGGCAGCCTGCAGGCGCTGCAGACAGACGTCATCGACCTGTGGCAGCTTCATGACATCTCCAGCGAAGACCGCTGGGAGCAGGTTATGGCGCCTGGTGGTGCTCTGGACGCGGCGAAGGAAGCCCGTGATCAGGGCCTCATCCGCTTCATAGGCGTGACCGGACACAATGACGCCATGCTCGTGCGCGCCATGGAGACCGGCGAGTTCGACTCGGTGCTTTGCGTGTACAATCTTGCCATTCACTCCAGCGGCGACACTGTCCTGCGCAAGGCGGCGGAACTCAACATCGGCGTGGCCATCATGAAGCCCCTGTCCGGCGGCATCTTTTTCCGCAGGCCGGAGATCGTCATTCCGCCCGACCGCGCATGGCATTTCGTGCTCCAGCGGCCCGAAGTCTCAACGGGGCTGGCTGGAGCCAACTGCATCCGCGATATCGACCAGGCGGTAGCCGCATCGGAATCATTTCACCCGCTGGATGATGCTGAGGCGGCCGACTTGATCGAGAAGGCGCGCTTCCTGGGCGACGACATCTGCCGCAACTGTGGATACTGCCTTGAAGACTGCCCTCAGGGGATAGACATCCCGGGCCTCATGCGCATTCACGACGAATCGCGCAGGTTCGGATATGAATGGCCGCGTTTCCGCCGGGAGTACGCCGGGTTTGACCCGAAGGCCGACGTTTGTATCGAATGCCGGAATTGCGAGGAGCACTGCCCCTTCAACCTGCCCATCGTAGAGAGGCTCCAGAAAGTGCACCAGCAGTTCAATCGGCCGGTTTGA
- a CDS encoding ABC transporter substrate-binding protein, which translates to MRLYAGVIRFFIIVVLIHVAMFWLVGVLAGRSAREAPTANTLRLAGSSIQVRTLDPVAVGDTSSHRICAQIYEGLVAYNQKTLAVDPCLAERWEISPDGKLYTFYLRKGVHFQDDPCFPGGKGREVTAEDVVYSFRRVCDPIALGTGFWLVDGRVKGATEYNRARQAFLEKHPNFWELGDEEGQGEGVTGFRALSRYVFQIELVRPFAPFLKVLAMSYFFVTPPEAVRKYGPTNNPPGRDTFFKHPVGTGPFILERWEPDVEIILRANPDYWGRDKQGRKLPYIDAAYMVSRRDPHTAFMEFEEGNSDIAGVPDQDWDRVMNPDKTLKEPYASRFVMETAPTLTTFYYGFNMTKEPFKGNKALRQAFNYAIDRAAIIDKIYRGVGFPAYGPIPPGLPGHDPNNKRYEYDVAKAKKLLAEAGYPDGKGLDEIVLHVSGAADAPDRTSVAVMEQLRLINVKVRLKSQPWPLHLESIDRGEAVFFRLGWVADYPDAENFLALFITRNHNPGPNSTLYSNPEYDRLYDEAMLEPVEAKRAVLYRRMADIIVEDCPWLFTTYDETISLRQPWVTNYPLNALGIAYFKNIILTRGSSGAASGGRG; encoded by the coding sequence TTGCGGCTCTACGCGGGTGTTATCAGGTTCTTTATCATCGTGGTGCTCATCCACGTGGCCATGTTCTGGCTGGTGGGTGTGCTTGCAGGGCGATCCGCCCGGGAAGCACCAACGGCGAACACGCTGCGTCTTGCCGGAAGTTCCATCCAGGTGCGCACTCTTGACCCCGTTGCCGTGGGGGATACGTCATCCCACCGTATCTGCGCCCAGATCTACGAGGGCCTCGTCGCGTACAACCAGAAGACCCTCGCCGTGGACCCCTGCCTCGCCGAGCGCTGGGAAATATCCCCCGACGGTAAGCTATACACCTTCTACCTGCGAAAGGGAGTGCATTTCCAGGACGACCCGTGTTTCCCAGGAGGCAAGGGGCGCGAGGTGACCGCCGAAGACGTGGTCTACAGCTTCCGACGCGTCTGCGATCCCATCGCGCTGGGGACGGGATTCTGGCTGGTCGATGGGCGGGTGAAGGGGGCAACGGAGTACAATCGGGCCCGGCAGGCATTTCTCGAGAAGCACCCGAACTTCTGGGAACTGGGTGATGAAGAGGGACAGGGGGAGGGCGTCACCGGGTTCCGGGCGCTGTCACGGTACGTGTTCCAGATTGAGCTTGTTCGGCCCTTCGCACCTTTCCTGAAAGTTCTCGCGATGTCATACTTCTTCGTGACCCCGCCCGAAGCGGTGCGCAAGTATGGGCCGACCAATAATCCTCCGGGGCGCGACACGTTTTTCAAACATCCCGTGGGCACCGGTCCCTTTATCCTCGAGCGCTGGGAGCCTGACGTTGAGATTATCCTGCGCGCGAACCCCGACTATTGGGGCCGAGACAAGCAAGGACGCAAGCTCCCGTACATCGACGCCGCCTATATGGTAAGTCGCCGCGACCCTCATACGGCTTTCATGGAGTTCGAAGAGGGCAACTCGGACATCGCCGGTGTTCCCGACCAGGACTGGGACCGGGTCATGAACCCCGACAAGACCCTCAAGGAGCCCTATGCCAGCCGGTTCGTCATGGAGACCGCGCCCACGCTCACCACGTTCTACTATGGTTTCAACATGACGAAGGAGCCCTTCAAGGGCAACAAAGCGCTACGCCAGGCATTCAACTATGCCATCGACCGGGCCGCGATCATTGACAAGATCTACCGGGGGGTGGGTTTTCCGGCATACGGGCCAATACCGCCCGGTCTGCCCGGGCATGATCCGAACAATAAGCGATACGAGTATGATGTGGCGAAGGCAAAGAAGCTGTTGGCTGAAGCCGGATACCCAGACGGCAAGGGTCTCGATGAAATCGTCCTGCACGTCTCCGGCGCGGCCGACGCGCCGGATCGCACCAGCGTGGCCGTGATGGAGCAACTGCGGCTCATCAACGTGAAGGTACGTCTGAAATCCCAACCGTGGCCGCTTCATCTGGAATCCATCGACCGCGGGGAGGCTGTCTTCTTCCGACTGGGCTGGGTTGCCGACTATCCTGACGCCGAGAACTTCCTGGCCCTGTTCATCACTCGGAACCACAATCCCGGCCCTAACAGCACTCTATATTCCAACCCGGAGTATGACCGCCTTTACGACGAAGCCATGCTGGAACCGGTGGAGGCGAAGCGCGCAGTGCTGTACAGGCGCATGGCCGACATCATCGTGGAGGACTGCCCGTGGCTGTTCACAACATATGACGAGACTATTTCCCTTCGCCAGCCCTGGGTCACCAACTATCCGCTGAACGCCCTGGGCATCGCGTACTTCAAGAATATCATACTCACTCGTGGCTCCAGTGGCGCGGCATCAGGGGGGCGCGGATGA
- a CDS encoding restriction endonuclease — protein sequence MLRTLTPIDKIRDTIEAQRQSVREDLRAHVGEMEPYEFEHLVRDLLERISFTDCEVTQRTRDGGIDIRANFSIGISEIRTIGQVKRQRASVGQEPASRQSVERRTPRLPGQSLWEIAEQ from the coding sequence GTGCTGAGAACGCTGACGCCGATAGACAAGATCAGGGACACTATCGAAGCCCAGCGCCAATCTGTGCGTGAAGATCTTCGAGCCCACGTTGGGGAAATGGAGCCGTACGAATTCGAGCATCTCGTACGCGACCTGCTGGAGAGAATCAGCTTCACTGACTGCGAGGTGACCCAGCGGACTCGCGACGGTGGCATCGATATCCGTGCCAACTTCTCCATCGGCATCAGCGAAATCAGGACAATCGGTCAGGTGAAGCGGCAGAGAGCGAGTGTTGGACAGGAACCTGCTTCGCGCCAAAGCGTGGAGCGGCGTACACCGCGTTTACCCGGCCAAAGTCTATGGGAAATAGCCGAACAGTGA
- a CDS encoding sugar phosphate isomerase/epimerase, whose protein sequence is MKLGLINSAWAQTKMPTPEGIRHTKAIGFDTVDIHTDPFDIDIKERKLIRDSCCDAGLPIVSVCCVAVGLIDFNMPVQRFHMERCEAYLDLVYELEGRNLLLVLGEYIWQQEVIPPGQQWQWGVENVRELGEYAEDLGLEIAIELEPFHQSLINNVDKMVRFLDDVDHPAVRANVDVSHLALAHDPPEAIQRLKGRIAHVHFSDCDGKVHGDLPPGRGVVDLKPYLAALRDVGFDGVVSIELEYSPEPDKIVDWVTEAYRSTAGMMDELGIRG, encoded by the coding sequence ATGAAACTCGGTCTCATCAACTCAGCATGGGCGCAGACCAAAATGCCGACGCCTGAGGGCATCCGGCACACCAAAGCCATCGGATTTGACACCGTCGATATCCACACCGACCCCTTCGACATCGACATCAAAGAGCGCAAGCTGATCCGCGATTCGTGCTGCGATGCCGGTCTGCCCATCGTCTCCGTCTGTTGCGTTGCGGTGGGGCTCATCGACTTCAACATGCCCGTACAGCGGTTCCACATGGAGCGCTGCGAGGCATATCTCGACCTAGTCTACGAGCTTGAAGGCCGCAATCTTCTGCTGGTCCTCGGCGAGTACATCTGGCAGCAGGAGGTCATCCCGCCCGGGCAGCAATGGCAGTGGGGCGTGGAGAACGTACGGGAACTGGGAGAGTACGCTGAGGACCTCGGTCTCGAGATCGCCATCGAACTGGAGCCCTTCCACCAGTCACTCATCAACAACGTGGACAAGATGGTGCGGTTCCTGGATGACGTTGATCACCCTGCGGTGCGGGCCAATGTGGACGTATCCCATCTCGCGCTGGCCCACGATCCGCCCGAGGCGATCCAGAGGTTGAAGGGCCGCATCGCGCACGTGCATTTCTCGGACTGCGACGGGAAGGTGCACGGAGACCTGCCCCCGGGCCGCGGAGTGGTGGACCTGAAGCCGTATCTCGCGGCACTGAGAGACGTGGGCTTCGATGGTGTGGTCAGCATCGAACTGGAGTACTCACCCGAGCCGGACAAGATCGTGGACTGGGTTACGGAGGCGTACCGGAGCACTGCGGGGATGATGGATGAACTGGGGATCAGGGGGTAG
- a CDS encoding ABC transporter permease translates to MASEGLAHSAPKPRHRTYWRDVWLRLRRNRLAMASLVYVVALVLVAVSAPYIQRYDPIVQDLDNAKKPPSVEHFFGTDLYGRDIYSRVVHGTRIALIVGIIATAVAIVLGVILGGISGYFGGFIDQTVIFVYSVVATFPSLLFILALTNALPPVGEPRLFKVYLAIGLSSWVGMCRLTRNLFRSFREQEYVLAARALGAGPLRIIFMHMVPNMTGFIVVAVSGGIAGAIAAEAGISFLGFGVAPPDPSWGVMISEGRSYLQANWWMIVCPAVATLLAVFAFNLLADGLRDAFDPRHENV, encoded by the coding sequence GTGGCATCGGAAGGTCTGGCACATTCTGCGCCCAAACCCCGGCACCGCACATACTGGCGAGACGTGTGGCTGCGCCTGCGCCGCAACCGGCTGGCCATGGCGAGCCTTGTCTACGTAGTCGCCTTGGTGCTCGTGGCGGTTTCAGCGCCGTATATCCAGCGCTATGACCCTATCGTCCAGGACCTTGATAACGCGAAGAAGCCGCCGTCAGTGGAGCACTTTTTCGGCACCGACCTGTATGGGCGCGACATCTACAGCCGCGTGGTCCACGGAACCCGCATTGCGCTGATCGTCGGGATCATCGCCACGGCTGTGGCCATCGTTCTCGGGGTGATACTGGGGGGCATATCCGGCTACTTTGGCGGGTTTATCGACCAGACAGTGATCTTCGTCTACAGCGTGGTAGCGACATTCCCGAGCCTGCTATTCATCCTCGCACTGACCAACGCTCTTCCGCCTGTGGGCGAGCCGCGGCTGTTCAAGGTCTACCTCGCAATCGGCCTGTCCTCATGGGTAGGCATGTGCCGGCTGACCCGCAACCTGTTCCGCTCTTTCCGGGAACAGGAGTACGTGCTTGCTGCCCGCGCATTGGGCGCGGGACCGCTGCGTATCATCTTCATGCATATGGTCCCGAATATGACCGGGTTCATCGTGGTTGCCGTCTCGGGTGGCATCGCCGGGGCCATCGCAGCGGAGGCGGGTATCAGCTTCCTGGGTTTCGGCGTCGCCCCGCCCGACCCGAGCTGGGGCGTGATGATCAGTGAGGGCCGTTCGTACCTGCAAGCCAACTGGTGGATGATTGTCTGCCCTGCAGTCGCGACCCTGCTGGCGGTTTTCGCGTTCAATCTTCTCGCAGACGGCTTGCGGGATGCCTTCGACCCGCGGCATGAAAATGTCTGA
- a CDS encoding RloB domain-containing protein, with the protein MARLVPRRNHNGRVLPPGRPPADGPLRGRVLIACEGSATEPIYFDSLCRDLGLAGDEVEILGDESGSHPLSVVTCAQRRVRRVMRTLELDISPYDSVWCVFDCDQHPKVKDAIGRAASLGFKVAFSNPCFELWFLLHFAYSSAELSGREVRMRLAKFIPGYGKSQDVYDLLVPHQETARTHAERLRAYHKRAADPPDRNPSTTVDRLVYELIELAHRS; encoded by the coding sequence TTGGCCCGACTCGTCCCCCGTCGCAATCACAATGGCCGCGTACTTCCGCCAGGTCGCCCGCCTGCTGACGGTCCCTTGCGCGGGCGCGTCCTGATTGCCTGCGAGGGCTCCGCGACCGAGCCCATCTACTTCGATTCCCTCTGCCGGGACTTGGGCCTTGCGGGTGACGAAGTGGAGATACTCGGAGATGAGAGCGGCTCACACCCCCTGAGTGTCGTGACTTGCGCACAGCGACGGGTCAGGCGCGTGATGCGGACGCTGGAGCTTGACATCAGCCCGTATGACAGTGTCTGGTGCGTATTTGATTGCGACCAGCATCCAAAGGTCAAGGATGCGATCGGACGCGCCGCGAGCCTCGGTTTCAAGGTGGCGTTCTCGAACCCGTGCTTTGAACTCTGGTTTCTGCTGCACTTCGCGTATTCCTCGGCAGAACTGTCCGGGCGCGAGGTGCGAATGCGGCTTGCGAAGTTCATTCCGGGGTACGGCAAGTCGCAAGATGTGTATGACCTGCTTGTGCCGCACCAGGAGACCGCGCGCACCCATGCGGAACGACTGCGCGCATATCACAAGCGTGCGGCCGACCCTCCAGACCGCAACCCTTCAACCACCGTGGACCGCCTGGTGTACGAACTAATCGAACTGGCGCATAGAAGCTGA
- a CDS encoding ABC transporter ATP-binding protein: protein MSEAILEMRDVRKWFPITAGLMQMTVGYVRAVDGVTLSVMRGETLGLVGESGCGKSTLGRMAVKLLEPTRGSVYYSGQDVCHVRGKALAEFRRRAQIIFQDPYSSLNPRMTAGGIIGEGLRIHRLVPRNEVRDRVSDLLERVGLDRSDFVRYPHEFSGGQRQRLGIARALAVEPDFIVCDEPVSALDVSIQAQIVELLKALQSDLGLSYLFVAHDLAVVRHISDRVAVMYLGQLCELAPRNIIYDFPAHPYTQALLSAVPEPDPTIPLKPKPLPGEVPSAARPPSGCRFHPRCPMAEPICRTENPEWRELGPGHFVACHLASEHSLTQPPAEQ from the coding sequence ATGAGCGAGGCCATCCTCGAAATGCGCGATGTGCGCAAGTGGTTCCCGATCACCGCGGGCCTCATGCAGATGACCGTCGGATATGTGCGCGCTGTGGACGGGGTGACTTTGTCGGTGATGCGCGGCGAGACCCTGGGGCTGGTGGGAGAGAGCGGGTGCGGCAAGTCCACCCTGGGCCGCATGGCCGTGAAGCTTCTAGAACCGACTCGGGGGAGCGTTTACTACTCCGGACAAGACGTCTGCCATGTCCGCGGCAAGGCGTTGGCGGAGTTCCGTCGCCGCGCTCAGATTATCTTCCAGGACCCGTATTCGTCGCTCAACCCTCGCATGACCGCGGGTGGCATCATCGGCGAAGGCCTGCGTATTCACCGGCTTGTGCCGCGCAACGAGGTGCGGGATCGCGTATCCGACCTTCTGGAACGCGTTGGCCTGGACCGGTCCGATTTCGTGCGATATCCCCACGAGTTTAGCGGCGGCCAAAGACAGCGTCTCGGCATCGCCCGCGCGCTTGCGGTCGAACCGGACTTTATCGTGTGTGATGAGCCCGTCAGCGCGCTGGATGTGTCCATCCAGGCCCAGATTGTGGAACTCCTCAAGGCGCTGCAATCCGACTTGGGACTGTCGTATCTCTTTGTTGCCCACGACCTTGCGGTGGTGAGGCACATCAGCGACCGTGTGGCTGTCATGTACCTGGGGCAACTCTGCGAGTTGGCGCCACGTAACATCATTTACGACTTCCCTGCACATCCGTACACTCAGGCGCTCCTGTCAGCGGTGCCCGAACCCGACCCCACCATCCCCTTGAAGCCCAAGCCGCTGCCCGGGGAGGTCCCCAGCGCAGCGCGCCCACCGTCGGGCTGCAGGTTCCATCCACGCTGTCCGATGGCGGAGCCGATCTGCCGGACAGAGAACCCGGAATGGCGAGAGTTGGGTCCGGGACATTTCGTCGCCTGCCATCTGGCCAGTGAACACAGCCTCACGCAGCCACCTGCGGAGCAGTAG
- a CDS encoding ABC transporter ATP-binding protein gives MALLEIQDLTIDFRSLDGTVRALHGVDLSIEPGEVRGLVGESGCGKSQTCLAIPRLVHPSGTVRAKSIRFDGEELTSWPERRMRSLRGNKISMIFQEPMTSLNPCLTVGEQLSEPLVLHRNATWGEAKERVVEMLSRVGISDAAQRYHEYPHQLSGGMRQRAMIAMALICEPRLLLADEPTTALDVTVQAQILELMKRLRDETGAAILLVTHNLGVVAQICDRVSVMYAGRIAEEGTALEIFARPEHPYTRGLMHSVPRLRPPQGAPQKLEPIPGSVPSISAMPSGCPFHPRCKYAEEICATVLPDFIETGPGHRSLCHFAGQLDEKEARA, from the coding sequence GTGGCGTTGCTCGAGATTCAGGACCTGACCATTGATTTCCGCTCACTCGACGGCACCGTGCGCGCGCTGCATGGGGTGGATCTCAGCATCGAGCCCGGCGAGGTGCGCGGCCTCGTAGGTGAGTCCGGTTGCGGAAAAAGCCAGACGTGTCTGGCGATTCCAAGGCTCGTTCATCCGTCCGGTACAGTGCGCGCGAAAAGCATTCGTTTCGATGGCGAGGAACTCACCTCGTGGCCCGAGCGCCGAATGCGCTCCCTGCGCGGGAACAAGATCAGCATGATCTTTCAGGAGCCGATGACATCGCTCAACCCGTGCCTGACGGTAGGTGAGCAATTGTCCGAGCCTCTTGTGCTCCACCGTAACGCCACGTGGGGCGAGGCCAAGGAGCGAGTGGTGGAGATGCTGTCGCGCGTCGGCATCTCTGACGCCGCACAGCGCTACCACGAATACCCCCACCAGCTTTCGGGAGGCATGCGGCAGCGCGCCATGATCGCCATGGCGCTGATCTGCGAGCCGCGGCTGCTCCTTGCCGACGAGCCCACCACCGCGCTGGATGTCACCGTGCAGGCGCAGATCCTGGAGCTCATGAAGCGGCTGCGTGATGAGACCGGTGCGGCGATCCTCCTGGTCACACACAATCTCGGCGTGGTCGCTCAGATTTGCGATCGGGTCTCGGTGATGTATGCCGGGCGCATCGCAGAAGAAGGCACGGCGCTGGAGATCTTCGCCCGGCCAGAGCACCCATACACTCGCGGTCTCATGCATTCGGTGCCGCGCCTGAGACCTCCCCAGGGCGCCCCACAGAAGCTGGAGCCGATCCCGGGCAGCGTGCCGAGTATCTCCGCAATGCCCTCGGGCTGCCCGTTCCATCCGCGCTGCAAGTACGCCGAAGAGATCTGTGCTACCGTCTTGCCGGACTTCATCGAGACCGGGCCTGGCCACCGTTCCTTGTGCCATTTCGCCGGGCAGCTGGACGAAAAGGAGGCCCGGGCATGA
- a CDS encoding Gfo/Idh/MocA family oxidoreductase: protein MASNNAHVYLDLSVMPPAPKATYRIGAIGSGFIMRDVQIVSYNDAGFETLAIASRTPAHAREAAALRGIPRVYDTWQELIADTDIEVLDLAFPPDQQREIVQAACGYSGHIKGILAQKPLAMNYPEACEVVRACEAAGIVLGVNQNMRYDQSIRALKTLLDRGYLGEPVLGTIEMRAIPHWQPFLEEYDRLTLLNMSIHHLDCFRFLFGDPQSVYVSCRPDPRTKFPHRDGICLYILEYENGMRASSWDDVWAGPAREGAAGDCYIKWRVEGTEGLAQGTIGWPGYPNRQPSTIEFSTARQPGVWFRPQWSEVWFPDAFSGTMGMLFDAIATGSEPAISGRDNLRTMALVDACYLSIDEHRPVAISEVTGEDG from the coding sequence ATGGCATCCAACAACGCGCACGTGTATCTGGATCTGTCTGTCATGCCCCCCGCACCAAAAGCAACCTACCGCATCGGCGCCATCGGCTCGGGGTTCATCATGCGGGACGTCCAGATCGTCTCGTACAACGACGCGGGCTTCGAGACCCTGGCCATCGCCTCCCGCACTCCTGCCCACGCCCGTGAGGCGGCGGCACTTCGCGGAATCCCTCGAGTCTACGATACGTGGCAGGAGCTGATCGCGGATACCGACATCGAGGTGCTGGACCTAGCTTTCCCGCCCGACCAGCAACGGGAGATCGTTCAGGCGGCCTGCGGCTACTCCGGCCACATCAAGGGCATCCTGGCCCAGAAGCCACTCGCGATGAACTACCCCGAGGCCTGCGAAGTCGTGCGCGCGTGCGAGGCCGCTGGAATCGTCCTCGGTGTCAACCAGAACATGCGTTACGACCAGTCCATCCGCGCGCTCAAGACGCTCCTCGACCGCGGCTATCTTGGCGAACCGGTGCTGGGGACCATTGAGATGCGCGCCATCCCCCACTGGCAGCCGTTCCTGGAAGAGTACGACCGCCTCACGCTGCTCAACATGAGCATCCACCACCTCGACTGCTTCCGGTTCCTGTTCGGCGATCCGCAGAGCGTCTATGTGAGTTGCAGGCCTGACCCGCGTACGAAGTTCCCACACCGAGACGGCATCTGTCTCTATATCCTGGAGTACGAGAACGGAATGCGCGCCAGTTCGTGGGATGACGTGTGGGCGGGCCCGGCGCGGGAAGGCGCCGCGGGAGACTGCTACATCAAATGGCGCGTCGAGGGCACTGAGGGCCTTGCACAGGGGACCATAGGTTGGCCGGGTTATCCCAACCGGCAGCCGAGTACAATCGAGTTCTCCACGGCGAGACAACCGGGCGTCTGGTTCCGCCCCCAATGGTCGGAAGTGTGGTTTCCGGACGCCTTCTCGGGCACCATGGGGATGCTGTTTGACGCCATCGCCACCGGCAGTGAGCCCGCAATCAGCGGCCGGGACAATCTCCGGACCATGGCACTGGTGGACGCGTGCTACCTGTCCATCGATGAGCATCGCCCGGTGGCCATCAGCGAGGTGACGGGGGAGGACGGGTGA
- a CDS encoding ABC transporter permease encodes MSSYLNYTIRRLLFAIPILWGVFTVTFILFFIVPGDPARLLMGQHRDAAMEAAMAKQWGLDKPLHVQYWNFLKRVAVLDFGQSFTTKRDVTDCILQRLPATAALGIPSLTLGMFLGIAAGLWAAMRANKAADNVIRFITFCLVSIPFFLLAIALQALAQRWDFLPIAGYVNGPAGWLHLVLPVFVMTLGSFAGLTRLTRTAVLEVLTEDYIRTAKAKGLPEVVVVVRHALKNAMIPLVTNLSVAVAGALTGAFFVETVFAWPGVGLLAVDAINNRDFPTIMGTVMFGAILFVLADIVGDLLTAYMDPRITLK; translated from the coding sequence ATGAGCTCCTACCTGAACTACACCATTCGGCGGCTCCTGTTCGCGATCCCCATTCTCTGGGGAGTCTTCACGGTCACGTTCATACTTTTCTTCATCGTGCCTGGAGACCCCGCGCGGCTGCTCATGGGGCAGCACCGCGACGCCGCCATGGAAGCCGCGATGGCGAAACAGTGGGGCCTGGACAAACCGCTGCACGTGCAGTACTGGAACTTCCTTAAGCGCGTTGCGGTGCTTGACTTCGGCCAGTCCTTCACCACAAAGCGGGATGTGACCGATTGCATACTCCAGCGCCTCCCGGCCACTGCCGCCCTGGGCATCCCGTCGCTCACCTTGGGGATGTTCCTGGGCATAGCCGCGGGACTCTGGGCGGCGATGCGGGCCAACAAGGCTGCGGACAATGTGATCCGCTTCATCACTTTCTGTCTTGTTTCGATACCTTTCTTCCTTCTAGCCATCGCGCTTCAGGCACTGGCCCAGCGATGGGACTTCCTGCCAATCGCCGGGTATGTCAACGGGCCGGCAGGCTGGCTGCACCTCGTGCTTCCGGTGTTTGTGATGACCCTGGGCTCCTTCGCCGGCCTCACGCGTCTCACCCGTACCGCTGTGCTCGAGGTTCTCACGGAGGATTATATCCGCACTGCGAAAGCCAAGGGTCTGCCCGAAGTGGTTGTGGTTGTGCGCCACGCCCTGAAAAACGCCATGATCCCGCTGGTGACCAACCTCTCGGTTGCGGTCGCGGGGGCCCTTACCGGCGCGTTTTTCGTGGAGACCGTCTTCGCATGGCCCGGCGTTGGCCTTTTGGCCGTGGATGCCATAAACAATCGTGACTTCCCCACAATCATGGGAACGGTCATGTTCGGCGCGATTTTGTTCGTCCTGGCCGATATCGTCGGCGACCTGCTCACCGCGTATATGGACCCGCGAATCACTCTCAAGTAG